The following are encoded together in the Halopiger aswanensis genome:
- a CDS encoding CobW family GTP-binding protein has protein sequence MPSNDRIPVTVVSGYLGAGKTTLLNHVLSNPGDRRIAVIVNDMGEVNVDADLIERANDDEGVIDLSNGCICCRLQDDLLAEAARLAESRTFDYLLVESSGISEPIPVAQVFTEGTEESDVDPTRLFRLDTMVTVLDTYGFWKEFDAGAELPEGAQPDADRPLSDVLVEGIEFCDVLLLNKTDMIPDDVLEEIEAVVEQLQPRANRLRTTYSEVDPDVILDTGRFDFEAATRSQGWKRHLRGEGHDHGTESGEHDAARAAADRHDVSSFVFRADRPFHPERLADWLEEWDGSIVRAKGVCYVANREEVIGVSQAGPSVSAGPIGEWRPEDDRGTQLVFIGREMDEERIRDELEACLLEDNESAAADAADAADAADPFPL, from the coding sequence ATGCCATCGAACGACCGAATTCCCGTCACCGTCGTCAGCGGCTACCTCGGCGCGGGGAAGACGACGCTACTCAACCACGTGCTGTCGAATCCGGGGGACCGACGGATCGCGGTGATCGTCAACGACATGGGCGAGGTCAACGTCGACGCGGATCTCATCGAACGGGCCAACGACGACGAGGGTGTCATCGACCTCTCGAACGGGTGCATCTGCTGTCGGCTGCAGGACGACCTCCTCGCGGAAGCGGCTCGACTCGCGGAGAGCCGCACGTTCGACTACCTGCTGGTCGAGTCCTCGGGGATCAGCGAACCGATCCCCGTCGCGCAGGTGTTCACCGAGGGGACCGAGGAAAGCGACGTCGACCCGACGCGCCTGTTTCGGCTGGATACGATGGTGACCGTCCTCGATACGTACGGGTTCTGGAAGGAGTTCGACGCCGGCGCGGAGCTACCCGAGGGCGCGCAGCCGGACGCCGACCGGCCGCTGAGCGACGTCCTCGTCGAGGGGATCGAGTTCTGCGACGTCCTCCTCCTGAACAAGACCGATATGATCCCCGACGACGTTCTCGAGGAGATCGAAGCGGTCGTCGAGCAACTCCAGCCGCGGGCGAACCGGCTCCGAACGACCTACTCCGAGGTTGATCCGGACGTCATCCTCGATACCGGCCGATTCGACTTCGAGGCGGCGACGCGCTCGCAGGGGTGGAAACGACACTTGCGCGGCGAGGGACACGATCACGGCACCGAATCCGGCGAGCACGACGCCGCGCGAGCGGCCGCCGACCGCCACGACGTCTCGTCGTTCGTCTTCCGCGCCGACCGACCGTTCCATCCCGAGCGGCTCGCCGACTGGCTCGAGGAGTGGGACGGCTCGATCGTCCGCGCCAAGGGCGTCTGTTACGTCGCGAACCGCGAGGAGGTGATCGGCGTCAGTCAGGCGGGACCGTCCGTCAGCGCCGGTCCGATCGGCGAGTGGCGGCCGGAGGACGACCGCGGGACGCAGTTGGTGTTCATCGGCCGAGAGATGGACGAGGAGCGGATTCGCGACGAACTCGAGGCGTGCCTCCTCGAGGATAACGAATCGGCTGCCGCGGACGCAGCCGATGCGGCGGACGCCGCCGATCCGTTTCCGCTGTAG
- a CDS encoding ParA family protein yields the protein MNGLTVTLQKGGVGKTTIATNLADRLAARGHEVVLVDVDPQGSATEALGCGETYTADTHLAHVLDPDDPTAPTDLLRTDTEPWGVDLVPSNAALHRVSATIQTADDGEAKLYRSLVRPLSDRYDWIVFDAPPTIGPLADAALVATRQAVLPMQLSKPSADALVRTVTNQLFPLSDRLPDSEAIEILAIVPNRVKGDNEERRVLEALEDSQFARYLPEFADSSHLDREDSPGPGIRERIAFRRAYRDGVSLATHDDTVDMIDRFDALAALADETVKPNENE from the coding sequence ATGAACGGACTTACCGTCACGCTGCAGAAGGGCGGCGTCGGCAAGACGACGATCGCGACCAATCTGGCCGATCGGCTCGCGGCCCGCGGACACGAAGTGGTGCTCGTCGACGTCGACCCGCAGGGGAGCGCGACGGAGGCGCTCGGCTGCGGCGAGACCTACACCGCGGACACGCACCTGGCGCACGTCCTCGATCCGGACGATCCGACCGCACCGACGGATTTGCTCCGGACGGACACCGAGCCGTGGGGCGTCGATCTCGTGCCCTCCAACGCGGCGCTCCATCGGGTCAGCGCGACGATCCAGACGGCCGACGACGGCGAGGCGAAACTCTACCGCTCGCTCGTCCGGCCGCTGTCGGACCGCTACGACTGGATCGTCTTCGACGCGCCGCCGACGATCGGCCCGCTCGCGGACGCAGCGCTGGTCGCGACGCGGCAGGCGGTGTTGCCGATGCAACTGTCGAAACCGAGCGCCGACGCCTTAGTGCGGACGGTGACGAACCAGCTGTTTCCGCTCTCCGATCGCCTTCCCGACTCGGAGGCGATCGAGATCCTCGCGATCGTCCCCAACCGCGTCAAGGGAGACAACGAAGAACGGCGCGTCCTCGAGGCGCTCGAGGACAGCCAGTTCGCCCGGTACTTGCCGGAATTCGCCGACTCGAGCCACCTCGATCGGGAGGACTCTCCGGGGCCCGGCATCCGCGAACGGATCGCGTTTCGGCGGGCCTACCGGGACGGGGTGTCGCTGGCGACCCACGACGACACCGTCGACATGATCGACCGGTTCGACGCGCTGGCGGCGCTGGCCGACGAGACCGTCAAACCGAACGAAAACGAATAG
- a CDS encoding PadR family transcriptional regulator, translated as MSEAQSITGEQGIARELTAFQTNILVILAKEPMYGLAIKRELEEYYGTEVNHGRLYPNLDELVELGLVEKSELDKRTNQYSLTDDGYEAVLDGVRWTLSKVVTGEDRADEIREIVDESLEN; from the coding sequence ATGTCAGAGGCACAATCAATCACCGGCGAACAGGGCATCGCACGCGAACTTACCGCATTCCAGACGAATATCCTCGTCATCCTCGCCAAGGAGCCGATGTACGGCCTGGCGATCAAGCGAGAACTCGAGGAGTACTACGGGACCGAGGTCAACCACGGTCGTCTCTACCCGAACCTCGACGAGCTCGTCGAGCTCGGCTTGGTCGAGAAGAGCGAACTCGACAAGCGAACGAACCAGTACTCGCTGACCGACGACGGCTACGAGGCCGTCCTCGACGGCGTCCGCTGGACGCTCTCGAAGGTCGTCACGGGCGAGGATCGCGCGGACGAGATCCGCGAGATCGTCGACGAGAGTCTCGAGAACTAA
- a CDS encoding GlcG/HbpS family heme-binding protein, giving the protein MVDSVPLETAKDVIDAAEQRADEIDNPMVITVANAEGNLVAQHRMDGAWLASVDISRDKAYTAAALDMPTDELAEPTKPGESLYGLQNTNQGRMVIFGGGYPLKRDGDVVGAIGVSGGEVTQDMDVAESGVDRFDDLAE; this is encoded by the coding sequence ATGGTCGACTCAGTTCCGCTCGAGACGGCGAAAGACGTGATCGACGCGGCCGAGCAGCGGGCAGACGAGATCGACAACCCCATGGTCATCACGGTCGCGAACGCCGAGGGGAACCTCGTCGCGCAACACCGGATGGACGGGGCGTGGCTCGCGTCGGTCGATATCTCGCGCGACAAGGCCTACACGGCGGCTGCCCTGGATATGCCGACGGACGAACTGGCCGAGCCGACCAAACCGGGCGAATCGCTGTACGGCCTGCAGAATACCAACCAGGGGCGGATGGTGATCTTCGGCGGCGGCTACCCCTTAAAGCGGGATGGCGACGTCGTCGGCGCGATCGGCGTCAGCGGCGGGGAAGTCACGCAGGATATGGACGTCGCGGAGTCGGGCGTCGATAGGTTCGACGACCTCGCCGAGTAA
- a CDS encoding glutathione-independent formaldehyde dehydrogenase has translation MNAVVYQGPHDVAIEEVDEPEIEHENDIIVDITTTAICGSDLHMYEGRTSADPGIVFGHENMGTVIETGEAVTSLEEGDRVVMPFNVACGFCRNCENGYTGFCTNVNPGFAGGAYGYVAMGPYKGGQAEKLRVPFADFNALKLPEGNEHEDSFVLLADIFPTGWHGTRLANLQPGESIAIFGAGPVGLMAAYSAKLQGASEIYVVDRVPSRLELAEDHCDAHAINFEDSDPVEQIKDAHGGGVDNGVDAVGYQAIDPETDPSDDAYDPARENPAIVLNQLIQTVRPTGELGVPGLYVPSDPGAPDEMAAQGRLGIDFGKLFEKGLKVGTGQCNVKEYNRELRDMIIEGRADPSWVVSHRVDLDQAPEMYEKFDEREEGVTKVLLEP, from the coding sequence ATGAATGCCGTCGTTTATCAGGGACCGCACGATGTAGCGATCGAAGAGGTCGACGAACCCGAAATCGAACACGAGAACGATATCATCGTCGATATCACGACCACGGCGATCTGCGGCTCGGATCTGCACATGTACGAGGGCCGGACCTCGGCCGATCCGGGGATCGTCTTCGGCCACGAAAACATGGGGACCGTCATCGAAACCGGCGAGGCCGTCACCTCGCTCGAGGAGGGCGACCGGGTCGTGATGCCCTTTAACGTGGCCTGTGGCTTCTGCCGGAACTGCGAGAACGGCTATACCGGCTTCTGTACCAACGTCAATCCCGGCTTCGCCGGCGGCGCGTACGGCTACGTCGCGATGGGCCCGTACAAGGGCGGACAGGCCGAGAAACTCCGCGTTCCGTTCGCCGATTTCAACGCGCTGAAACTGCCGGAGGGGAACGAACACGAGGACTCCTTCGTGCTCCTCGCGGACATCTTCCCGACGGGGTGGCACGGCACTCGGCTCGCAAACCTCCAGCCCGGCGAGTCGATCGCGATCTTCGGGGCCGGCCCCGTCGGTCTGATGGCCGCCTACAGCGCCAAGCTGCAGGGCGCCTCGGAGATCTACGTCGTCGATCGCGTGCCGAGTCGCCTCGAGCTAGCCGAGGACCACTGCGACGCTCACGCTATCAACTTCGAAGACAGCGATCCCGTCGAGCAGATCAAAGACGCACACGGCGGCGGGGTCGACAACGGCGTCGACGCCGTCGGCTATCAGGCGATCGACCCGGAAACGGATCCGAGCGACGACGCCTACGATCCGGCGCGGGAGAATCCCGCGATCGTGCTGAATCAGTTGATCCAGACCGTTCGTCCGACCGGCGAGTTGGGTGTTCCGGGGCTGTACGTCCCCTCCGACCCCGGCGCACCCGACGAGATGGCGGCCCAGGGCCGACTCGGTATCGACTTCGGGAAACTCTTCGAGAAGGGGCTGAAGGTCGGCACCGGGCAGTGTAACGTCAAGGAGTACAACCGAGAGCTGCGCGACATGATCATCGAGGGTCGCGCGGACCCCAGTTGGGTCGTCTCCCATCGCGTCGATCTCGACCAGGCCCCGGAGATGTACGAGAAATTCGACGAGCGCGAAGAGGGCGTCACCAAGGTCCTGCTCGAGCCGTAG
- a CDS encoding ATP-binding protein has protein sequence MAIWNRLISAVGGRRLIVALGAVYIALAVGRAVVRTTAGTPLGNVLVISLLVAGPGFVLLYFGYRLPAFDIHAEFYAAIAAWCLAGFGAMGTVLVVYSLQPGEIVDDFSTILILTALGSVAGLAVGLHDAEAKTRTRELEHRNEELQVTQSELEETVDELETANERLATSNEQLEHYREYTDHVLNAIHDIFYVLEKDGTLQRWNESLCEVTGYSDAEVASMNAVEFIDGDDRDLIEDAIASGFETGSTQLEAELRTKDGESIPYEFAASTLETPEGEVVLAGIGRDISERTERQRELERRARQQQVVADLGQLALETDDLDELMREASRQVATVLDNEYCKVLDLDARRDELLLRQGVGWTDGIAGEATVSAVEADSQAAYTLENDHPIVVEDLETEARFGGPALLRDHDVRSGISTIIGPSDEPWGILGTHGTERKTFTDEDVNFVQSVANVLAEAIERQQYQTELEALVADLEASNERLEQFAYAASHDLQEPLRMVSSYLRLIENRYGDELDADGEEFLAFAVDGADRMREMIDGLLQYSRVETGGDEFEPVDLNEVLADVRDNLRVTIEESDAEITAERLPRVEGDRGQLQQIFQNVLANAIQYSGDEPPRVHVSAEQSGSRWTVSIADEGIGIDPEDQDRIFDVFQRLHSRDTHPGTGIGLALCERIVERHGGEIWVESEPGAGTTVSFTLPTVDEQDPERTSELRSGGPPVDRN, from the coding sequence GTGGCTATCTGGAACCGTCTCATCTCCGCCGTCGGCGGGCGGCGACTGATCGTCGCGCTCGGAGCGGTGTATATCGCGCTCGCCGTCGGACGGGCTGTCGTGCGCACGACAGCGGGGACGCCGCTGGGGAACGTCCTCGTTATCTCGCTGCTCGTCGCCGGTCCCGGATTCGTGCTCCTCTATTTCGGCTATCGCTTGCCCGCGTTCGATATCCACGCCGAATTTTACGCCGCTATCGCGGCGTGGTGTCTCGCCGGATTCGGGGCGATGGGGACCGTCCTCGTCGTATACAGTCTCCAGCCCGGCGAAATCGTCGACGATTTCTCGACGATCCTCATCCTGACGGCGCTCGGCAGCGTCGCCGGTCTGGCCGTCGGGCTCCACGACGCGGAGGCCAAAACGCGAACCCGCGAACTCGAGCACCGAAACGAGGAACTCCAGGTGACGCAATCGGAACTCGAGGAGACGGTCGACGAACTCGAGACGGCCAACGAGCGGCTGGCGACCTCGAACGAGCAACTCGAACACTACCGGGAGTACACCGATCACGTGCTAAACGCCATCCACGACATCTTCTACGTCCTCGAAAAAGACGGCACGCTACAGCGCTGGAACGAGAGCCTCTGCGAAGTGACGGGCTATTCGGACGCGGAAGTCGCGTCGATGAACGCCGTCGAATTCATCGACGGGGACGATCGCGATCTGATCGAGGACGCGATCGCGAGCGGGTTCGAAACCGGGAGTACTCAACTCGAAGCGGAACTGCGGACCAAAGACGGCGAGTCGATCCCCTACGAGTTCGCGGCCTCGACGCTCGAGACGCCCGAGGGCGAGGTGGTGCTGGCGGGGATCGGCCGCGACATCTCGGAACGGACCGAGCGTCAACGGGAACTCGAGCGGCGGGCGCGACAACAGCAGGTCGTGGCCGACCTCGGGCAGCTCGCCCTCGAGACCGACGATCTCGACGAACTCATGCGCGAAGCGTCCCGGCAGGTGGCGACCGTCCTCGACAACGAGTACTGCAAGGTGCTGGACCTCGACGCGAGACGCGACGAACTCCTGCTTCGCCAGGGCGTCGGGTGGACCGACGGGATCGCCGGCGAGGCGACGGTCTCCGCCGTCGAGGCGGACTCGCAGGCCGCCTACACCCTCGAGAACGATCACCCGATCGTCGTCGAGGATCTCGAGACGGAAGCGCGGTTCGGCGGCCCCGCGTTGCTCCGAGACCACGACGTTCGCAGCGGTATCAGTACCATCATCGGCCCGTCCGACGAACCGTGGGGAATCCTGGGAACCCACGGCACGGAGCGCAAAACGTTCACCGACGAAGACGTGAATTTCGTCCAGAGCGTCGCCAACGTTCTCGCCGAAGCGATCGAGCGCCAGCAGTACCAGACGGAACTCGAGGCGCTGGTCGCCGATCTCGAGGCGTCGAACGAACGCTTAGAGCAGTTCGCCTACGCAGCCTCCCACGACCTCCAGGAGCCCCTGCGGATGGTCTCGAGCTACCTGCGACTGATCGAGAACCGGTACGGCGACGAGTTGGACGCGGACGGGGAGGAGTTCCTCGCGTTCGCGGTCGACGGCGCCGACCGCATGCGCGAGATGATCGACGGCCTGCTCCAGTACTCCCGCGTCGAGACCGGCGGCGACGAGTTCGAACCGGTCGATCTAAACGAGGTACTCGCGGACGTTCGCGACAACCTCCGCGTGACGATCGAGGAATCGGACGCCGAGATCACCGCTGAGCGGCTCCCTCGCGTCGAGGGCGACCGAGGACAGCTACAGCAGATCTTCCAGAACGTGCTCGCCAACGCGATCCAGTACAGCGGCGACGAACCGCCGCGGGTCCACGTCTCCGCCGAACAGTCCGGCAGTCGGTGGACGGTCTCGATCGCGGACGAGGGGATCGGCATCGATCCCGAGGATCAGGATCGCATCTTCGACGTCTTTCAGCGGCTCCACAGCCGCGACACTCACCCCGGAACCGGAATCGGACTCGCCCTGTGCGAGCGCATCGTCGAACGCCACGGCGGCGAGATCTGGGTCGAGTCCGAACCGGGCGCGGGAACGACCGTCTCGTTTACGCTGCCGACGGTCGACGAGCAGGACCCCGAACGCACGTCGGAACTGCGCTCGGGCGGCCCTCCCGTCGATCGTAACTGA
- a CDS encoding inorganic diphosphatase, producing MVNLWEDLETGPNPPEEIYAVVECLKGERNKYEYDKDVPGVVLDRVLHSNVHYPSDYGFIPQSYYDDEDPFDVLVLVEDQTFPGCVIEARPVALMKMDDDGEQDDKVIAVPSEDPRYDHIEDLEDIPQQQLDEIDEFFATYKNLEEGKEVETLGWEDKQAAYDAIEHAQELYDENFQ from the coding sequence ATGGTCAACCTCTGGGAAGACCTCGAGACTGGACCGAATCCGCCGGAAGAGATCTACGCCGTCGTCGAGTGTCTCAAGGGCGAGCGAAACAAGTACGAGTACGACAAGGACGTGCCGGGCGTCGTGCTGGACCGCGTGCTCCACAGCAACGTCCACTACCCCTCCGACTACGGCTTTATCCCGCAGTCGTACTACGACGACGAGGACCCCTTCGACGTCCTCGTTCTCGTCGAGGACCAGACGTTCCCGGGCTGCGTCATCGAAGCACGCCCCGTCGCCCTGATGAAGATGGACGACGACGGCGAGCAAGACGACAAGGTCATCGCCGTCCCCAGCGAGGACCCCCGATACGACCACATCGAGGACCTCGAGGACATCCCGCAGCAGCAACTCGACGAGATCGACGAGTTCTTCGCGACCTACAAGAACCTCGAAGAGGGCAAGGAAGTCGAGACGCTGGGCTGGGAGGACAAGCAGGCAGCCTACGACGCGATCGAGCACGCCCAGGAACTCTACGACGAGAACTTCCAGTAA
- a CDS encoding alkaline phosphatase family protein has product MGLFDRLRGDDAPRVAFIGVDGVPYSLLAENEDLFPNFAAIADDGTAGEISSIVPPESSACWPSLTTGVNPGETGVYGFQDREVGTYDTYVPMGRDVQADRVWDRVQEEGRQATVMNVPVTFPPERNVQRMVSGFLSPGLEKAAHPDEVREYLEGLDYRIDVNPKLGHQEDKSEFIEDAHATVDARFEAFRHYIEEDDWDLFFGVFMTTDRVNHFLFKDYERDGEYKDEFLEFYQKVDDYIGRLRESLPEDVTLIVASDHGFTSLDYEVHFNEWLRENGWLSFKTDDPEELGDISDDTKAYSFIPGRFYINLEGREPRGSVSEDEYDDVRDQLKSELLELEGPDGNKVVDRVVEKEDAFRGDHDDIAPDLVAIPNKGFDLKSGFKGDAEIFDTGPRNGMHSFDNTSLYIDHPDATIGDADLFDITPTILDLMDLEYSRGEFDGASLL; this is encoded by the coding sequence ATGGGTCTGTTCGATCGACTGCGGGGCGATGATGCTCCCCGCGTCGCGTTTATCGGCGTTGACGGTGTGCCGTATAGTCTCCTGGCGGAGAACGAGGATCTCTTCCCCAACTTCGCGGCGATCGCCGACGACGGAACCGCGGGCGAAATCTCGAGCATCGTCCCGCCCGAATCCAGCGCCTGCTGGCCGTCCCTGACCACCGGCGTCAACCCCGGTGAAACGGGCGTCTACGGCTTCCAGGACCGCGAGGTCGGCACGTACGACACCTACGTCCCGATGGGTCGGGACGTGCAGGCGGACCGCGTCTGGGACCGCGTCCAGGAGGAGGGCCGCCAGGCCACCGTGATGAACGTCCCGGTCACGTTCCCGCCCGAGCGCAACGTCCAGCGGATGGTCTCGGGCTTCCTCTCGCCCGGCCTCGAGAAGGCCGCCCACCCCGACGAGGTCCGCGAGTACCTCGAGGGACTCGACTATCGGATCGACGTCAATCCGAAACTGGGCCACCAGGAGGACAAATCGGAGTTCATCGAGGACGCCCACGCGACCGTCGACGCGCGGTTCGAAGCGTTCCGCCACTACATCGAGGAGGACGACTGGGACCTCTTCTTCGGCGTCTTCATGACGACCGACCGAGTCAATCACTTCCTCTTCAAGGACTACGAGCGCGACGGCGAGTACAAGGACGAGTTCCTCGAGTTCTACCAGAAGGTCGACGACTACATCGGCCGTCTGCGCGAGTCGCTCCCCGAGGACGTCACGCTGATCGTCGCCTCCGACCACGGCTTTACCAGCTTAGACTACGAGGTCCACTTCAACGAGTGGCTCCGAGAGAACGGCTGGCTCTCCTTCAAGACCGACGACCCCGAGGAACTGGGCGACATCTCCGACGACACCAAGGCCTACTCGTTCATCCCCGGCCGGTTCTACATCAACCTCGAGGGCCGCGAACCGCGCGGCTCCGTCTCCGAGGACGAGTACGACGACGTCCGCGACCAGCTCAAGTCCGAACTGCTGGAACTCGAGGGCCCCGACGGGAACAAGGTCGTCGACCGCGTCGTCGAGAAGGAAGACGCCTTCCGCGGCGATCACGACGACATCGCGCCGGATCTGGTCGCGATCCCGAACAAGGGCTTCGACCTCAAATCCGGCTTCAAGGGCGACGCCGAAATCTTCGACACCGGCCCGCGAAACGGGATGCACAGCTTCGACAACACGTCGCTGTACATCGACCACCCCGACGCGACCATCGGCGACGCCGACCTGTTCGACATCACGCCGACGATCCTCGACCTGATGGACCTCGAGTACAGCCGCGGCGAGTTCGACGGCGCGAGCCTGCTGTAA
- a CDS encoding amphi-Trp domain-containing protein has translation MSDRVNIPEDRDRDRRTITDGFFEREVYLSRTETAAFLRDLADQLESDTRVTITGDDWEIPFEYRDPIEVEIEFTAQRERELELELEFSEASGGSDLSVR, from the coding sequence ATGTCTGATCGGGTCAACATCCCCGAGGATCGGGACCGCGACCGGCGCACGATCACGGACGGGTTCTTCGAGCGGGAAGTGTACCTCTCGCGGACGGAAACCGCCGCTTTCCTCCGCGACCTCGCCGACCAACTCGAGTCCGACACCCGGGTGACGATTACGGGCGACGACTGGGAGATCCCCTTCGAGTACCGCGATCCGATCGAGGTCGAGATCGAGTTCACGGCCCAGCGCGAGCGCGAACTCGAGTTGGAACTCGAGTTTAGCGAGGCCAGCGGCGGCTCGGATCTCTCGGTCCGGTAG
- a CDS encoding ArsR/SmtB family transcription factor, with the protein MSLTLIEALGNGTRLEILRELSREPKYVTELAEATGMDGKTAVHHLSTLEEAGLVDHYMRGNRKYYELTAAIELQIAPPPERTFVLQADDVDGDATNH; encoded by the coding sequence ATGTCGCTCACCCTCATCGAGGCGCTGGGCAACGGCACGCGCCTCGAGATTCTCCGCGAACTCTCCCGGGAACCGAAGTACGTCACCGAACTCGCGGAGGCGACCGGCATGGACGGGAAGACGGCCGTTCACCACCTCTCGACGCTCGAGGAGGCCGGGCTGGTCGACCACTACATGCGTGGCAACCGGAAGTACTACGAACTGACCGCGGCCATCGAGTTGCAGATCGCACCGCCGCCCGAGCGGACGTTCGTCCTGCAGGCCGACGACGTCGATGGGGACGCGACGAATCACTAA
- a CDS encoding DUF7108 family protein produces MPTSDSNGAADETDVETDAGIGAETASEELPDDVVDEAERLAHLERAAVDDNEAEAYAERRDDLLADHDFTSRIREEDDATLVLHPEEWHDDEAGVIRTDRIDDLSRAVEIPLEGTGDPDDWDDVDAHNRELAAAVREEYGDAHGANADILADFVGNHYAKPIESLTGSELREFRTDYYVRNAWPSEEQREVIDESIALVYETAGEPMPEFDP; encoded by the coding sequence ATGCCGACGAGCGACTCGAACGGAGCCGCAGACGAGACGGACGTAGAAACCGACGCGGGCATCGGCGCCGAGACGGCGTCCGAAGAACTCCCCGACGACGTCGTCGACGAAGCCGAACGCCTCGCTCACCTCGAGCGAGCGGCGGTCGACGACAACGAGGCCGAAGCGTACGCCGAGCGACGCGACGACCTGCTCGCAGATCACGACTTCACCTCGCGGATCCGCGAGGAAGACGACGCGACGCTCGTGCTCCACCCCGAGGAGTGGCACGACGACGAGGCGGGCGTTATCAGAACCGACCGGATCGACGACCTCTCGCGGGCCGTCGAGATTCCGCTCGAGGGGACCGGCGATCCGGACGACTGGGACGACGTCGACGCGCACAACCGCGAGCTCGCCGCTGCAGTTCGCGAGGAATACGGCGACGCTCACGGCGCTAACGCCGACATTTTGGCCGATTTCGTCGGGAATCACTACGCGAAGCCGATCGAATCGCTCACAGGGTCGGAACTCCGGGAGTTTCGGACCGACTACTACGTCCGCAACGCGTGGCCGTCAGAAGAACAGCGGGAGGTAATCGACGAATCGATCGCGCTCGTGTACGAAACGGCCGGCGAGCCGATGCCCGAATTCGACCCGTAG
- the yqeC gene encoding selenium cofactor biosynthesis protein YqeC, with translation MTPAEALCVAVEDEDGEDEDGRKQGRIRSDPTAAVAVVGAGGKKTTLYTLAEQLERAVVTASVRIPIFDSSVSRVAVTESPLEALRSAEPADFPLGLVPEQEGESRYLGYDTAAVDRLIEAHDGPVLIKADGARMREFKAPNDREPQLPSATDVVVPIASAHVVGERLTDEVVHRPERVAAVAGDAGLALEVGDVIEPAHVAAVLASEEGGLKDVPDGAAVVPLVNKVDDADDEAVARDIAREFYEQVAGLEGDGEEIDADTGVTVDLDSSGRRATVPYVVLARMADGVVVDRV, from the coding sequence ATGACGCCAGCCGAGGCCCTCTGCGTCGCCGTTGAGGACGAGGATGGGGAGGACGAAGACGGACGGAAGCAGGGACGGATCCGTTCCGATCCGACCGCCGCAGTCGCCGTCGTCGGCGCCGGCGGCAAGAAGACCACGCTGTACACCCTCGCCGAGCAACTCGAGCGGGCCGTCGTCACCGCGTCGGTTCGCATTCCGATCTTCGACTCGTCCGTGAGCCGCGTCGCCGTAACCGAGTCACCCCTCGAGGCGCTTCGGTCGGCCGAACCGGCGGACTTCCCGCTCGGCCTCGTGCCCGAGCAGGAGGGTGAATCGCGCTACCTCGGTTACGACACCGCGGCCGTCGACCGGCTCATCGAGGCCCACGACGGGCCGGTGTTGATCAAGGCCGACGGAGCCCGCATGCGCGAGTTCAAGGCGCCGAACGACCGCGAGCCCCAGCTCCCGTCGGCCACGGACGTCGTCGTCCCGATCGCCAGCGCCCACGTCGTCGGCGAGCGGCTTACGGATGAGGTCGTCCACCGTCCGGAACGAGTCGCGGCCGTTGCCGGCGACGCGGGCCTCGCGCTCGAGGTCGGGGACGTCATCGAACCGGCGCACGTCGCGGCCGTCCTCGCCAGTGAGGAGGGCGGACTGAAGGACGTGCCCGACGGCGCAGCCGTCGTTCCGCTGGTCAACAAGGTCGACGACGCCGACGACGAGGCGGTCGCTCGCGATATCGCCCGCGAGTTCTACGAGCAGGTTGCGGGCCTCGAGGGAGACGGGGAGGAGATCGACGCTGACACCGGCGTCACGGTCGATCTGGACTCGAGCGGTCGACGGGCGACCGTTCCGTACGTCGTCCTCGCGCGGATGGCCGACGGGGTCGTCGTCGACCGCGTCTGA